The Panicum virgatum strain AP13 chromosome 6K, P.virgatum_v5, whole genome shotgun sequence nucleotide sequence CGGAGATGGATGCATGGAGGTGAAGTGTCATGTGGAATTATTGGTGGCCTGTAGGCTGGCCGGGAAAGTCGCCGTCATCACCGGTGGCGCGAGCGGCATAGGCAAGGCGACCGCCGCCGAGTTCGTCAGGAACGGCGCCAAGGTGGTGATCGCCGACATCCAGGACGACCTGGGCCACGCCGTGGCCAAGGAGCTCGGCGGCCCGGGCGCGGCATGCTACACCCGCTGCGACGTGGCCGACGAGGCGCAGGTCGCGGCGGCCGTGGACCTCGCGGTCGCCCGCCACGGGCACCTCGACGTCATGTTCAACCACGCCGGCATCGGGGGCGCcacggggacgccgccgccgctgggcgcCGTGGACCTCGCGGACTTCGACCGCGTGATGGCGGTCAACGCCCGGGGCGTGCTGGCGGGGCTCAAGCACGCGGCGCGGGTCAtggtcccgcgccgccgcggcagcatCATCTGCACCGCGAGCGTCGCCGCGCTGCTGGGCGGCGTGGCCACCCCGGCGTACGGCGCGTCcaaggcggcggtgctggggcTGGTGCGCGCCGCGGCAGCGGAGCTGGCGCGCTCCGGCGTGCGCGTGAACGCCATCTGCCCCAGCGCCATCGTGACGCCCATGTGCCTGCAGAGCCTCGGGTCGTGGCTCCCCGGGATGAGCCCGGAGGAGATCAAGCGGATGGTGGAGGTCGACACGAACCCGATGGCCGGGACGGTGCTCGAGGCGGAGGACATCGCGAGGGCGGCGCTGTACCTGGCGTCCGACGAGGCCAAGTACGTGAACGGGCACAACTTCGTCATCGACGGCGGCTTGTCGGTTTCGGTGGGCAAGACAGCCTAGTAAAGATGCCGGCGCCACCATGCCGTGAAGCAAGGATCAATCAGCTGCCGATTAATTTCGGGGGCTATTGGCCCTGTTTGATTCTGCTTTTGTGAACCTCTGAGAAGTAGGATTCGGAGATTATGCTATCCGGAGAATCGGCTCTCTAAATAAGCTGATTATTTGACAATTCTAATTATTTCGAGTCGATTCTCTGAGTTGAGGGGTAAAATATCTAAAATGCCCCTAAGGCTGATAATATTTCTTTTATATTGAATACAAGCatatatttctaaagcaaggATTGTTTCTTTGGTCCGTTAATCGGAGTTCTAATCGGAATCAGGTGACCGTTTGCTGAGTTAAGGATTCGAGACCGTTTAGAATTAGCGTTTGGCGagtaaaataataaaaaactaAAGTTCTCGACTGACACACTATGCTAAtcaatatatatttataattttatatgaCTTCCTGCTACGTACAGGCATATTAACTAGTACAAGCAGAATTCAATAATTCTTATGTTTTTCTGAGTATCTTGATCATATAATTATATTATAATTAGATCACAAATTATGATTCACACCATTATTAGAAACGAGAAAGCAAAAATCCGATCCAAATTTCCATGAATTAATCACAAAAGCAGCGGTAAAAAAGCTTACACAATTATAG carries:
- the LOC120712284 gene encoding momilactone A synthase-like isoform X1 translates to MAMFTRALQLALREKRSRIIGDRRQASSPIPSHPRLRAPRVRRGDVHSSALFSYIGDGCMEVKCHVELLVACRLAGKVAVITGGASGIGKATAAEFVRNGAKVVIADIQDDLGHAVAKELGGPGAACYTRCDVADEAQVAAAVDLAVARHGHLDVMFNHAGIGGATGTPPPLGAVDLADFDRVMAVNARGVLAGLKHAARVMVPRRRGSIICTASVAALLGGVATPAYGASKAAVLGLVRAAAAELARSGVRVNAICPSAIVTPMCLQSLGSWLPGMSPEEIKRMVEVDTNPMAGTVLEAEDIARAALYLASDEAKYVNGHNFVIDGGLSVSVGKTA
- the LOC120712284 gene encoding momilactone A synthase-like isoform X2, which translates into the protein MEVKCHVELLVACRLAGKVAVITGGASGIGKATAAEFVRNGAKVVIADIQDDLGHAVAKELGGPGAACYTRCDVADEAQVAAAVDLAVARHGHLDVMFNHAGIGGATGTPPPLGAVDLADFDRVMAVNARGVLAGLKHAARVMVPRRRGSIICTASVAALLGGVATPAYGASKAAVLGLVRAAAAELARSGVRVNAICPSAIVTPMCLQSLGSWLPGMSPEEIKRMVEVDTNPMAGTVLEAEDIARAALYLASDEAKYVNGHNFVIDGGLSVSVGKTA